TTTCGTCGCTACAGATGGTGGTCATCAATATGATGGTGTATCCGCCGATCAACGGCGCTTATACTGAGCTGTTTGCCGGTCTCTCGCCAGAGGTGACCTTGGAGAAGAGTGGTGCTTGGATCCAGCCGTGGGGCCGCTTCAGCAGTCAGAGGTCTGATTTGGTCGAAGGCTCAAAGTCCAAGGCTGAGGGCGGAACTGGTATCGCAGAGAAATTTTGGAGTTGGTCAGAAGAGCAAGTCAAGCCATTTATTTGAGGCTGGGGATAGTTTACGCGAGATGATTTGCCAATATACCGGAGCAGTGGTTATACAGTCATCTACTAATGTCATATTACACATCGctaatactttaatatttaaatcCAAGGAGTACATCCCAACACTAATCGAGTCGCTATTACAACAGAGTGCAAACAAAATATTCACGCAAGACGTGCCACCCGTCATTTGTAGCGACCAGATGGTTATGAAACATCAAAAACAAGCGGCTCATCCCCCCTTTGCGCCCTCCAATGGTTTGTCGCTGCCATGGCCTCCCAGCAGCCTTTGAGCAAAAACCCCCATTTCTTCAAGAAACCCTCAGTCATCTCCCAGCCACTAGCATCCCACGGATTTCCCCAGACCAATACTCCGTTCATCTCAATCgtgtttctttcttgttgAGGATTCCCCAACATGTCGCCACATATGTCTTCTGCGTGAAACAAGTGCATGGTACGAATGGCGTTATCACGCATGGTCGCGTCAGGAAGAAGATCGACCCACGTGTCGTGTGGCACAGATTGCTGAAGCGCCGTTGGCATCAGTGAAGGTGGCGGTGCCGGGGGCGGAGTGAAGAGAGGCGTCGAGTGCAGAGCTTCGGTGATGTCGCACTCGGGAGGGATGAGATGCGTTACTGATAGAATCGTCATATTTGTCAAGGTGCCGCGAAAAGCATTGAATTGCACGAGGGGAATGAGATGGTCAGAAGATAGTGGGAACACTGTACTCCCGTCTAGGCGAAATGGCGCAAATGAAGGAGAAGTGGCAATCATGCATTCTAAAGAGCTACGAGAAGCGTGGCGCGAGCGATGAATGCATTGCCATGCAGCCCCAAGACTCTCATAAATATGAGTCTGCTCGGCTGCCGAAGGAAATGGGGGATGGTGAGGTCCGATTTGAACAGCTTGCTGGGAGGACTTGTCTTGCAGGAGTTTCCTCTTTCCTGTAATCAATTGTGAGCTAGAACACTATAACAGTCACAAATAGTCGCAAGTCAAGAGCATCACCAACTGTATGATCGAGAATTCAGACGATATTGCCTTTTGCGTCTGGCTTCCCTGTCCTTTAACCCAGTCCAgttgtcgtcttcatccCTTGCCTAACCACATTGGTTCATTAGATGATAGCAGGGCATTCCTGGAGGAAGCGACTATTACCTCAGAAAGCTGGTGCATGGCAGACAGTTCAATTCGGGACTCCATTTCTACTGGCGGCTTTGTATATACCTAGTAGTGATCCAGGAATTGAAAGCGGGTGGGAGGTGACACGATCTGACTTGGCGGGACTTGCTGATTAGGTCGCGGTACCTACTAACCTAGGTAAGTAATTTCCTTGTCGCCACATGATCCAAGCGTTCCAAGCTACCTGCAgtcatccatccatgcaCCTGACCTCGTCAGCATTCCAGGTACCTGTTACTTCAATCAACGTTCGTTTCCAGAAGGCGGTTTGTCTCTCCTTCCCACCGTATCAATGCGGCGCCTTCCTCAGCTGTCTGTTGGGGAGTTGACGTGTGTTGGGTGGTGATGCGTCAGTTTGTTGAATGCCCAGATACATGTATTGGAACCCCTCGGTCAGTTCTGGAGCTGGTACCTCGATACCTTCGAGGGCACACTGTCGTCGCCAGTGAATGACAAACTTGTCGAATTTCTGTCTGGCGCCTCGTCTGTCTAACCACTGGAGTGGGTAAGTTATGGGAGAGTGAATTTGACGGCGCGTAAGACAACTGGCCGGGGAATCCAACCAGTTGTCCAACAGAGGATGTCAGGATGAAGAAATCCAATGTGACTGGTGGAAATAATCCACCAACATAAACTTACTACGGGTTTATCTCTTGGGAATCCCTTTTATATTAACCTATAGAAGCTCAGCTTATTACATAGCGATGGAGCAGTTATTGATCCGTGGGGATAGAAAGTGCAAGGCCGGttattgctgctgctgctgctggatccATGTCTGGATCTTGGATTTGCCACCACTGGAAATTATCCATGGGCCAGGAGGCTAACATTGGCATGCTAGGAGTGTTTAAGTAAGAAAGCTCTTCAGTGGTTGATAGAGTCTGGTTAGGTTGGAATATTGATGGCTCTGGGCTGGGAATTGAATGTAAAGGTCGAGAGGGGGTTAATGCAGATGGCTGTGTAAGAGCTGCATGATTGCTGATGTTGGTAGCATGAAATAGTTGGTCCCATTCGGGAGAATCCTGAGATTTCATAGAGGAGAAGAACGGATATCGCCGAGATATCCCATCAGCTGCATTAAGCGGCCCTGGCTCGAATGGTGCCCTATTAATGGTATGAGAACCTCGAAAAAGAAAGCGCAACAAAGTAGACTGTACCGTTCCACATCCTCCCCAGGAAGCCCCTTGGGAACCTCGATGCCGTAAGCTCTGGCGGCAGCGCAACAAAATCCATGCTGGAATGCATTAGTAATGAAGGACTAATCAGGTGGTCTGGCATCACACACGACTTTCTTAGCCAGGACTATAATTGGCATAGAATTTTCCAGAGCTCGCAGATTCAACTTCACCAGCTCCGTGACATCATCCCTGTAAGAATTCCTATTTTCTTGCCACCTAGTTGACGCGAGCAGAGCAGATGTCGAATCCCAGATACAAAGACTGAGCCACGGATCACGGAACAGATGATCCGGCTCGACTTTTAAGACCTTCTGTATCAGGAACGAAATATCTCTAGCGTGGGAGACATACCGATCTGAACAAGTCTGGATGAACTCGGGAGAAATTTGCGTTACGAAGCGTTGGATTTTTGAGCCTACATCTTCGGGAACGAAGGCGCCAAATAGAATGATACAGCATTGGTGATAATACGCATGGATCATGAGAAAGATGTCAAGATGCCGGCTGACTCTGAAAGTGTACATGTGACGCTCAACAAAAGCATAGTTGGCTGGTAAGTTGCGCCTCCATGTTTCTAACTCTTCACATAGTATGGAGAAGTTAGACCCTGGAAGCCAGGGCAAGTCCATCTTTGagtcttgggcttcttgcaTGTAACTATTACGGTTAGAAAATCAACGACTAAGAGCAGGATCATATGATAAGTGGACACACGTCAAGATTTTGCGTCGAATCACCAGAATGTTAATCAGGTATGCGCAGTGATTAGAGGACTGCTTTATtgcctcatcttcaaccacgCCGCGAAGTTGACGAAGTGTCAGAGTCTTGCAAGGTTGTCCTTGGGTGAAGCTCCATAGATTGCATGGTAAGGGTACATCCATCAACAGTTCTAGGTCGATATGACTGTTGCTCTCGTAAAGGAGATCAGATACCAGCACCGCCCACATTAGGCGACGCCGGCACTCCTGCTGCAGAAATGTCCCCGGTGAGTTGGACTCATAGAGCTTAAGTTGCATCGACATTCGAGTAGCGATTCCTAAAATGTCAGTGCCACATCAACAATGACTCGAGGCAGTTTGGCACCATACCAACTAAGTTCCATGCGGAGGTATATTCTCCCTCGTGCATCTCGTGCAAAACAAGAAATTGCACCGCTGAGATGGTCATTGTTGAAATGTGGTCAAAGTTACGCGTGATCAAGCTCCTCGCTTCTGCCGCCCATTTCAGTCCGTTCCTACGGCTGCGGGAACCAGGAAGAAATTTGGACGACGATGCACAAATAGCGAGCAGTAGCAAGGCCGGTGCTCGGTCAAGGCCTTCGCACAAGTAGCCTGGATGCAGAAAGTTGTTACAACTGATTGGGTGGACATTCTCCAGGAAAGAATCCAGGTATGGTAGCAGTTCTTGGCCCGAGGGAGTTCCCAACGTGCGTATTTGTGTCTCGGATGGAGCCGGCCTTGGGCTATGGGCAGAGTTCACACTCATTTCATTCACCCGCCTCTCAGAACCTCTTTCTGATGCCGATACATCAGACTGACTGACTCTTCCCGGAGACCTGGAGAACTGTTCTTCTGCAGCATGGCTAGAGAGTAAAGTCGTCTCCCTCACCTCAGATGTATCATAGCTGAGGGGTGAGTTCCTCGGTAGCTCGGCGGCTTGTTCTGAGCTCTCTGAAGGTGCATATCTCGGCGAGATCTTGCTGTCTAGTTCGCCCCATCGCCGACCAGCTGTCACATATAGGCATTGCGATTGTTTCCGTACACAAAAGGAGCATGCAGGTTTCTGAGCGTCGcacttgagcttcttctttcgacATGTCTCGCACGCAATTGGAATCCGCAGACGCTTGTGGCCAGCCTGAGTGAAATTCGAGGCCCGTGCTACCAAGTCTGTGCCTTGTGGAGAGAGGGGCGGCCCTACTGTGGTTAGTTATTCTCAGCACATTCCGTGGAAAGGCTACGGCCAACCTGTGGACAGACACTGAATGCCCAATTTCTCACAGCGGCGACACAGCCCCGGTCTTCCATCACATTTGACCTACAGACTCGTCAGACTCCATATCCGGTAGACCTTTGGTGTTCAAACTGACTTTTCTCTGGCGGCAAGTAATGCAACCTCGAAATTTGTCAGTCGCGGTTTCCCATGCATAAGAAACGAGTAGACGTGTTTTCTCACCAGCCATGATTCCTATTCTATCATTGGAAATTGCATGTGCAGTTTCTCGAGCGCCCACGCCATCTCGGTGCTGAACTGGCGCGTATGGGGGATTGCACTAGCGACAGTCAGATGACATGGAGGATGTCTGGAAGTCACGTGTCTCGCCCTTTCCCCGTTTGATTTTGTATGGATCTAGCTCTTTTTTAAGTGTTTAAGGTCCTCTTTAATAAGGGGTAAGCTGAGGCCGCCATTCCAAGATAGGAGCGAAAGAAGATGTGAGTGATCGGATCGATCCTGCTACTGACTAGGGCTATGGTCTGGCCTTGTCTCGAGTGAAGGGCTGGATGCCTGCCTTATGCTTCGCCTTTGGCAGCTATGAGTGCCCTCTCTAAATTTGACAAGCTTTCTTATCTGCCGTGGTATCTTTTCGAAGGCGTTTTACGCTGCTCTAGGAGACTTTCTCGCGACCTAAAGTGCTGAGACGAGTGTCGTTCTAAGAAGGAATTATAAATGTCTACAAGCCATGAAAAGTCATTGTTCAATGCACACTTTGGACCTCTGACCCAGGATCGGTTGATATATTGCCGCTAAAGTATACAGTAGATTAGGCTAGTGAGAGAATCATTGTATCTTGGCATCATTTGACAGCCCTAGTGCCCGAGCCTGATAGCTAATCCATCCAAGCAGCCTTCTGCGGACGTTGGCTCGGGAACCTCGGTGGCTTCTTGATGAACTTCTCTGGGTTCTGAATCGCACCCGGATGCCAGAACTCGTACTCCATCCAACCCTGTTCCGTCATCTGTTCTTCTAGAGCCTCGACATACTCTCCTAATTCGGGCTGCATCGGAATGACGCCGTTCTCTAATACGTACTGATCCCATAGCACAAGTAGTGTCTTTAGGATTTCTGGTTCTTGCTCAGCAAGATCATTGACCTCGCCTGGGTCTTTGTCCAGGTTGTATAGTTGCCACTTTTCGGTACCCTTTGGTTTGGGGATGAAAACTGCCTTCCAATTTCCCTTTCTGATAGCACCACGGCCGAGAAGCTCCCACCCTTGGACGAAATCTTTCTCATGTACAGTCTCGTCTTTTCCGTTGAACCATTTGGTCATGGACCTGCCTCTCATGTCGACCACTTTTCGGCCTTTCCACTCCGGTGCCGGGTGGGTCAGGCCAGCCATCTCAAGAATAGTTGGTCCTAAATCCATGACGGTGGCAAATATGTCCGAGATTCCCTCTTTCTTGAATTTCGGATAACGCACGACAGCAGGCACGCGAACTCCACCCTCGGTCGGGTATGCTTTGTATAGACGAGATGGTGCAGTGGCGGCCATCGCCCACCGTGGACCGTACCCTTGGAACGGTTAGATAGAGAAGAGGACACATAACGCGAGTAGGCCACTTACAGACAAAGGAGTTGGCATTTCCAATGTTCTCGAGGCTATTGTCGTAATACTTCTCGAGATGCTCGAGAAGTGGACCACGAATCATTGGATATGCCTCATATGCCGCGCCCTCTGCGCCGTTGTCGCTGAGAAAGATCACAAAGGTGTTATCAAGCTCTCCTTGCTTCTCTAGCTCGTCTAGTACCTTGCCGATGTTGATATCCATGGACTAGGCCAGGTTAGCTGATAGTTTCAGTAAGAACTCAAACAGGTGGCTACCTCGACCATGCCGGAAAAGGCCTCCAtgcttcttgagctcttggcctgctcctcctcggtCATGTTTTCCCATTCTGTAACCTCGTCCGCAACGACCGGGTGTGGCTGGGTATTGGGGTCCATCAGTCCCAATTCGATCATTCGCTTCATCCTGCTCTGTCTCAGGGCCCCGGGTCCATCCTTGTATTGGCCTCGGTAGTGCTGAATCAGTTCCTGAGGAGCCTGCAACGGCCAGTGGGGCGCTGTGAACGCAAGATATCCAAAGAACGGCCTCTCGTCCTTCCGTCCTGCACGATCTTTCAAATATCCTATCATCTTTTCAGCATAGTAGTCCGAGGAGTACCAGTTCTCTGGCAGGCTCTTGAGGTATTCATTGTCTTCTAGGTGTACGGCAATATGTGAGGTCTGCATGAAACCAGGCAAATCATTCTCCCTAGAGGGGATTAGCCAAGCGGGAAGCGGGAGTAGAGAAAATCAGACATACGACCCTGGCGGCTGATAGGCATAATGGTTGCAGCATCCCGCAAGCATTCCGACAGAACGCTCGAAGCCACGCGCGGTGGGTGAGCGCTCCTTAGTCATGCCCAAATGCCATTTTCCAGACATGAAGGTTTCATAGCCACCTTGTTGCAGAATCTCAGGAAGAGCCACCACTTTCTCATTCAAATAACCTTCGTAGCCGGGCATCCCTACAATACCGGATCAGTACATTTCTGTTTATGGAAACGATAATGAGCTACTAACCACGCTGGGGCGCGGTGGATACCACCTTGCCCTTCCCAGCGGCTTGAGCCGAAGCCCTTGACCACTCGACCAAGTTCCCCAAACCGGCGATGTGGTGGTCGGTGCCAGTCATGATCATGGCTCTCGTAGGCGAACATGCTGCTGCGGCATGAAAGTTTGTGAACCGAACGCCTTCCTTCGCTAGGCGGTCAATGTTGGGCGTTCTGATTTCTCCGCCAAAACATGCGGGGTCCGAGAATCCTAGGTCATCCGCGAGGATGATTAGAAAATTCGGCCTTTTGGTTTCGGTCGCGGTTGATGCCATGGTATTCTGCACTGAGTCCTGTCACACGGTAGAAAGGAGGTCGCGGATGCGATGACACAATAAGATGAAGGGAAAGTTGTGGAAAACACCCGCTTTTATACGTCTCCATCATATTATATCCCTTTCGGAGTACCCtatcctttttttcttgtctttacATAATACCTGGTCACATCATTGAAAGAGCTTTCTTCCAATGCTTCCAGAGGGACATGCTGTCGGATATCGCGCGATATCCGATGAAGCTGTTTAGTTCTTTGCCGGCCCCAAGCGGGGGCATTTGTGGAATAGAGTGCCGTGAGTGGCTGGCGAGATCTCCGAAGCTAAAGTCAATGAAAGCGCCAGAGTCGCGCGAGTTCCGTAAACCACTCGGATATCGGGCTCACCTGAATCGTATAGATTTCCCCAGATTATAGACTCCATTTGACACAATCTGGGGTCTCCATGACACAATCTGGGGCCCCACGGGACGAGAGTTAAAATTCTAATAAGATGCTGTATatctccctccatctcccatgCGATCAACTGGGTTCATcttgagctggagatttgCTTCTCAAACGAACATTATGGTTTTTACTTATTCGCTGGGCAACTTCCGTGCCATCTATCTTGTGTCGCTTTGCTGCATCGGGTATGTGTTCATCCACTGGCTCAAGTTCAGACAAATTCGAGAACGACGCTCTTACGAATCCACTACAGGTCTTTTTTGTTCGCTTATGACACTGGAATTGTTGGTTAGTTAACCTTGACACATTATTGCAAATCCAGTTTGTTGATTCTGTTAGGTGGTGTCTTGACACTATCGGCTTTTCAAAATGATTTCAGATATACCAAGGCTGAGGCGACAAGCATCAACTCAAACTGTGTCTCTATCCTTCAGGCTGGCGCTTTCTTTGGTTGTTTTCTGATCTGGCCATTCACTGCCCGTTACGGACGACGCATGTCCATCGTCCTAGCCTCGttcatcttcagcatcggCGGAATCCTCCAGGTCGTCAACACACACTCCATCGGTGCTTTCTACGCCGGTAGAGTCATCTCCGGGTTTGGCGTGGGCGCCGCGACCGTCCTAGTGCCTATGTATTCTGCCGAAATGGCACCCAAAAACATGCGCGGTCAGCTTGGATCCTGCTTCCAGCTAttctttgcccttggcgtGTGTGTCAGCTACTGGTAGGGCCCCCTAATCTCCCTGTTTTAAAGGCCTGAGCGTACGGCGCTTATACCTATCTATAGGATCAATTACGCAGTTCAGACCCGTGTTCCGTCCAGCACCCTGCAATGGCAGATCCCTATTGGACTCCAACTCGTTCCGGGTGGTCTCATCGGCCTGGGTATGCTCCTCGTGAAGGAATCTGTCCGATGGCTAGCAAAGCAAGGACGAAACGAAGAGGCCTTGGCCAATCTTATCTGGATTCGCGGCGGTGATAGTCCTGAGGTACAAGCCGAATTTGAGGAGATCCGCTCTAGTCTTGACGAGGAGTCCCGCCTTACCGAAGGCATCTCGTGGAaggagcttctgctgccagTAAATCGGTTCCGTGTCTTCGTCGTTGTCACCATGCAGCTCGGTGTTCAGCTTACTGGGAACACATCTCTTGCGTATTATGCTCCACAAATCTTCGCCGCTGTCGGCGCGGGCAACTCCTCTCTGTTTGTCACAGGGTTTTTCGGGGTTGTCAAAGTTGTCTCCGTATCTGTCTTCTGCATCTTTGTTGTCGGAAGGATTGGGCGAAAGACAGCTTTCATGGGCGGTGCGGCAGCGATGGGCATCCTAATGctcatcattgccatcattgtTGCAAAGGCCCCACCCACTGGTCATATAACCGGCTCGTCTATCGCCGCGATCATCATAGTATACTGCGAGGCCGCATCTTACAACTTGTCATGGGGCCCCGTGTCTTGGCTCTATCTGGGTGAGATTTTCCCGACTCGCACTAGGGAATTTGGAATCGCAAtcggagctgctgcacagTGGCTGTTCAACTTCATGCTTTCACAAATC
This genomic stretch from Trichoderma breve strain T069 chromosome 1, whole genome shotgun sequence harbors:
- a CDS encoding fungal zn(2)-Cys(6) binuclear cluster domain-containing protein is translated as MAGCITCRQRKVKCDGRPGLCRRCEKLGIQCLSTGPPLSPQGTDLVARASNFTQAGHKRLRIPIACETCRKKKLKCDAQKPACSFCVRKQSQCLYVTAGRRWGELDSKISPRYAPSESSEQAAELPRNSPLSYDTSEVRETTLLSSHAAEEQFSRSPGRVSQSDVSASERGSERRVNEMSVNSAHSPRPAPSETQIRTLGTPSGQELLPYLDSFLENVHPISCNNFLHPGYLCEGLDRAPALLLLAICASSSKFLPGSRSRRNGLKWAAEARSLITRNFDHISTMTISAVQFLVLHEMHEGEYTSAWNLVGIATRMSMQLKLYESNSPGTFLQQECRRRLMWAVLVSDLLYESNSHIDLELLMDVPLPCNLWSFTQGQPCKTLTLRQLRGVVEDEAIKQSSNHCAYLINILVIRRKILTYMQEAQDSKMDLPWLPGSNFSILCEELETWRRNLPANYAFVERHMYTFRVSRHLDIFLMIHAYYHQCCIILFGAFVPEDVGSKIQRFVTQISPEFIQTCSDRYVSHARDISFLIQKVLKVEPDHLFRDPWLSLCIWDSTSALLASTRWQENRNSYRDDVTELVKLNLRALENSMPIIVLAKKVVCDARPPD
- a CDS encoding sugar transporter domain-containing protein, yielding MVFTYSLGNFRAIYLVSLCCIGSFLFAYDTGIVGGVLTLSAFQNDFRYTKAEATSINSNCVSILQAGAFFGCFLIWPFTARYGRRMSIVLASFIFSIGGILQVVNTHSIGAFYAGRVISGFGVGAATVLVPMYSAEMAPKNMRGQLGSCFQLFFALGVCVSYWINYAVQTRVPSSTLQWQIPIGLQLVPGGLIGLGMLLVKESVRWLAKQGRNEEALANLIWIRGGDSPEVQAEFEEIRSSLDEESRLTEGISWKELLLPVNRFRVFVVVTMQLGVQLTGNTSLAYYAPQIFAAVGAGNSSLFVTGFFGVVKVVSVSVFCIFVVGRIGRKTAFMGGAAAMGILMLIIAIIVAKAPPTGHITGSSIAAIIIVYCEAASYNLSWGPVSWLYLGEIFPTRTREFGIAIGAAAQWLFNFMLSQITPHAIKNLGWKTFLMFSIFNFSLVVYSFFILRETSGKSLEEMEEVFGSKQNAIEVEASRVKAEELEAHKMGADQMVRHVE
- a CDS encoding sulfatase domain-containing protein, which gives rise to MASTATETKRPNFLIILADDLGFSDPACFGGEIRTPNIDRLAKEGVRFTNFHAAAACSPTRAMIMTGTDHHIAGMPGYEGYLNEKVVALPEILQQGGYETFMSGKWHLGMTKERSPTARGFERSVGMLAGCCNHYAYQPPGSENDLPGFMQTSHIAVHLEDNEYLKSLPENWYSSDYYAEKMIGYLKDRAGRKDERPFFGYLAFTAPHWPLQAPQELIQHYRGQYKDGPGALRQSRMKRMIELGLMDPNTQPHPVVADEVTEWENMTEEEQAKSSRSMEAFSGMVESMDINIGKVLDELEKQGELDNTFVIFLSDNGAEGAAYEAYPMIRGPLLEHLEKYYDNSLENIGNANSFVWYGPRWAMAATAPSRLYKAYPTEGGVRVPAVVRYPKFKKEGISDIFATVMDLGPTILEMAGLTHPAPEWKGRKVVDMRGRSMTKWFNGKDETVHEKDFVQGWELLGRGAIRKGNWKAVFIPKPKGTEKWQLYNLDKDPGEVNDLAEQEPEILKTLLVLWDQYVLENGVIPMQPELGEYVEALEEQMTEQGWMEYEFWHPGAIQNPEKFIKKPPRFPSQRPQKAAWMD